Below is a genomic region from Caldicoprobacter guelmensis.
CACCATAAGGTCAAATTTGAAGAGGATAATTGACAGGTGGCTCGATATAGAATATTGATTTTTTGAAATACTTTTGAAATATTTTTGTAAAAAATAGATGCATTTTTCCGTGAGCTGTGTTAATATAAAGATAGGTTGTACACTTTCAAAAAAGGTGGTTACAATGAAAAAGGTGTTCACCACGCTTATATTGATGTTATTTGTATGCTTGATGTTGAGCGCACCTGTCAGGGGGGAAGGGACACCTGTTAATGGGGATGTGAGTGGGGGCATATCTGGTCCTACAGATAGTGAGGTATTAAAAGTGAAGAGTACTGGACAAAAGGTAGTAGACCTTCAGATGAGGCTCAGGGACCTGGGGTATTTTAATTATAAAGTCACGGGATACTATGGGACAGCTACAGCCGATGCTGTGCGCCTGTTTCAAGAGCAAAACGGGCTTAAAGTGGATGGTACGGTGGGACCTGAAACCAAAAAGGTGCTGTACAGCCCTAATGCCAAGCGTTATACAGTCTATCCGTCTCAGGCGTCTTCTTATCTGCCGGCTTCCCGCGGTGGTAGGACATCCTTGGGAGTGCTGGTTGATTGGTTTTCAAAAGGTCAGTATCTCTTTCCCAGGGGTGCAGTGGCAAAGGTAATAGACCTGTATACTGGCAGGTCGTTTTACATGAAGCGCACCGGTGGGACCAACCACGCGGATTCAGAGCCGGTGACAGCGAAGGACGCCTGGACTATTAGGGAGATATGGGGTGGATGGAGCTGGGATCGCAGGCCGGTCATAGTGGAAATCGGGGGAGTGCGAGTAGCCGCTTCCATGCATGCAATGCCCCATGCCTATGATATTATCCCCAACAACGGCATGGAGGGGCATGTGTGTATCCATTTTTACAAGAGCAAAACTCATATACATAACAGACAAGACCCCGAACATCAGGATGCTGTGATGAGGGCCGCTGGCCGATGAGGCCGGCTTTTATTTTTTTTGGCTTATTACAAACTTATCTTGGTTGACTTGCCTGTGACCACTTTATTTTGCATAATCCTTTTTCACTGTAAAAGTTGCAGCAGGCATAAAAGGCCGCCTATTTGGTAAGATTAATTTACGGGTGATGCGAAATATGAAACGTTGGCTTAAAATTGGAATATCAGGCTTTGTGGCCGGGTTGTGCAACGGCTTTTTTGGCTCGGGAGGCGGTGCTATTGTGGTGCCGGCCATGGTACACCTCTTGGACATGAAGGAGCACGACGCGCATGCTACTGCTTTGGCGGTTATACTTCCTTTGACGGCTATAAGTTCATTTGTGTATTTCAAAAGCGGATTTTTTCAGTGGGATGTGGCTTGGAAAGTGGCTATTGGCGGTGCAGTAGGGGGACTTGTAGGGGCTTGGATCTTAAACAGAATTTCACCTTATTGGTTACGCAAAACCTTTGGCCTTTTCATGATCATTGCTGCTATAAGGATGATAGCATAAGATGCTGCTTTTTTTGATAGGGTTGTTTTTTGGAATTATCAGTGGAATGGGTATTGGGGGCGGTACTGTCCTTATCCCAGCCCTAGTGTTTTTGGCTGGGCTGTCTCAGCACGCTGCTCAAGGGATCAACTTAGTGGCATTTTTCCCAACGGCAATTTTGGCGATTTTTCTTCATGTCAAAAATGGATACATCAAGTACAGAATGGCCATTTACCTCTTCCTAGCAGGGGCTATAGGCGCATTTCTGGGAGCTGAGCTTGCTGTTATCACCTCTTCTGAAATCTTAAAGAGGCTGTTCGGGATTTTCTTATTGGTAATGGGCATTTATGAATTTGTCCGAAGCGGGAAAAAATAACATGGTAGCTGTACGCTTGTCGAAAAAAATTGCGTATGGGGTTTTAATGGGATTGCTAAATTTATAACATGTAAAGTGTCATGAAGAAAGTCATGCATCTCTATTAAAAACATTGAGTTTTCCTTAATTTTTGTGAAATATATGTATAATACACATACTATAATGTGTAATAGTTATATAACAGCCAAAGTCGTTTAAAATGCTGTTTTCAAGCCATTTGTTAAAAAATAAACTTGTAGAGTGTATAACATTTTTGCAAAACCTGTGTTATAATATATGATGATAAATGCAAGTTATATTGCATTATGACGGATAAAATTACATGCCATTGGCGCCATTATAAACTGTGGGA
It encodes:
- a CDS encoding sulfite exporter TauE/SafE family protein — its product is MKRWLKIGISGFVAGLCNGFFGSGGGAIVVPAMVHLLDMKEHDAHATALAVILPLTAISSFVYFKSGFFQWDVAWKVAIGGAVGGLVGAWILNRISPYWLRKTFGLFMIIAAIRMIA
- a CDS encoding peptidoglycan-binding domain-containing protein, which gives rise to MKKVFTTLILMLFVCLMLSAPVRGEGTPVNGDVSGGISGPTDSEVLKVKSTGQKVVDLQMRLRDLGYFNYKVTGYYGTATADAVRLFQEQNGLKVDGTVGPETKKVLYSPNAKRYTVYPSQASSYLPASRGGRTSLGVLVDWFSKGQYLFPRGAVAKVIDLYTGRSFYMKRTGGTNHADSEPVTAKDAWTIREIWGGWSWDRRPVIVEIGGVRVAASMHAMPHAYDIIPNNGMEGHVCIHFYKSKTHIHNRQDPEHQDAVMRAAGR
- a CDS encoding sulfite exporter TauE/SafE family protein, with translation MLLFLIGLFFGIISGMGIGGGTVLIPALVFLAGLSQHAAQGINLVAFFPTAILAIFLHVKNGYIKYRMAIYLFLAGAIGAFLGAELAVITSSEILKRLFGIFLLVMGIYEFVRSGKK